CGGTCATGGTCTTGCGCTGGAGCTTGCCGTCGGCAAAGTACTCGACGTCCACGTCCTTGCTGAATCCGATGTCGGTCAGGGCGCGGGTGATATTGTCCTCAGCCGGGGCCCAGGGCGTGGGAATCTCGTCAAAATACTGCTCGGGCACGCCGTCGAGGCGGGCCCACGGGAACGGCTGGCGGGAGAATGCATATTCCTGCACCTGGATTTCGATCGGCGCGGGACGGTCCTTGACGTGGAATCGCAGCAGCACGTCGCCGAGTTTGAGACCGATCTTGGCCGCGGGGCTGTCGGGGTAGACGTACGCCACCAGCGCGCCGCTTTGCCCGTCGTGCGTCAGATCGGAAACCTTGTTGATCCGCGCCAGCTCGGGGTCCATCGACTGGAGCACCACGCCCAGCCACGCCAGGCGGTTCTCCTGCTCTTCGGTCAGCGGAACGTTGCCCCCGTCGGAGGCGGCCACCAGGTCCTTCATCACGTCCTGCATGTGGGCCACGGGCGTGGTCTGCAATCCGCCGGAATACCGCCGCTCGGGCGCGCCGGGCTTGGGGCGGCGCGCCAGCGGAAAGGCCACGAGGCGGCCCTCGGGATCGAAAATGAAGTTGTTGTCATCAGGACCGGCCACGCCGGGGTAGACCATCCTCTTCCAGCCCAGGGCATAGCTCATGATGCGGCTGTGCATGTAATAGGGCACGAGGGCTTCGCCCTGGAGTCGCACCTCGGCCGAGAGCAGGGCCTGGCGCTGGTACTTCGTGATGTCCCGCGGCGACAGCGGCGCGCCGCCGGGCAGGGGCTTGTCGAGCTTGGCGACGAAGCAGTCATAATCCTTCAGCGAGGACTCGAACCGCCCGGCGAGTTCCTCGCCCTTGGGCGAGAACACGCTGACGCGTGCGAGGCGAGCGGTGATCTTGGGCGTCAGCGGCGCCAGCACCAGTACGGTCCGGTCGTCCAGCAGGACGCCCAGCACTTTTCGCTCGGTCTTTTCAGCGTCTTCCTCGCCGCGGTACCGCCCGCTCTGGCCGGGCATCTTCTTGGGGCTGCGGAAGCTCAGCGAAACCCGCAGCACCGTGCTCATGGCGTTCTTGCTGCACGTGGCCAGCAACTCCTCCATCTTCTTGCGGTCGTACATCTTCCACTGCAGGGGCGAGCCCTTCCACGAATCGTCCACCGGAAGCGAGCGGTCCATTACCACCGCTACCGGCGTTCCGGTCTTCGTCACGACCAGCGTTCCCGGTTCCCCCGGTGAAAGCTTCTTGTCCTTGAGGTTCACGTAGACCGCGTCTGAGCCGCCCCGCGAGCTCAGATACCACTCCGCATTGGTCTCGTCATATTCCACGACGCGGTACGGCCCCTTGGCGGCCGCGTCGAACACCAGCGGCTTGGCGCCGGTCAACGGTTTTTCCGTGTCGATAAAGACGCCGTCATGGTCTGCCGCGACGGCGGCGATGCTGGCCGGGACCACCTGCTCGCCAAATCGCACTTCGATCTTCTTGATGAATCGCGGGTGGATCATCAGGTCGTTGCTGACCACGCGGGTGGGCGAGATCACGTAGGCGGGCACCTCGATGGGGCGCTCCTGATCGAGCGACATTTCCGGTCCCAGCACGCGGATGCTGGAATTGGATCGCGGCGCCTCGCCCTTGTCGTACTGCACGGTGTATTCCACGCGGGCGACCGAATCGGCCAGCCCCTTGAGCACGTCTACGGCGGAGACTTCGGCCTCATCGGTGGCTGGCTGGCTCTGCGCCGCCGGGCCAAGAAAGGGGCACGCCCCGCCGTGGAACCACGTTACCGCCACCACGCCCGCGATTGCCGCCACGATGACTACCGCCGCCAGTGTCTTGCGCATAGTGTTGTCCTTGTTCCGAGAAGGGTTATTCTTTTTCATAGTCGCGGGAGAAGTCCACGACAATCTGCCGCGTCAGACCGTTGCGCATGATCGTGAACAGCGCCCGGTGCTTGACCGCCACGTTCTTGATCATCTCGGCGTGGATCTTCTTGAGGTCGTCGAGGGTCTTGACGTCGGCGCCTTCGACCTTGAGGATGATGTCCTGCCTCTCCAGGCCGGCCGATCCGGCGTTTCCGGGCCACTTGATCCCGTACACGAAGATGCCTTCCTTGCAGTAGAAGTACAGGTCTTCGTTTTCAAACTGGTTGATGGTCTTGATGGTCATGTCCCATCGCGGCAGGGCCAGCTCCTCGCCCTCGACCTTTCCCTTTTCGCGCGGGGTCAGGACGATGCTCATCGCCTTGCCCTCGCGCAGGATGTCGAACGTGGCGGGCTTGCCCTTGGCCAGCAGCCCCAGCACCTTGTTGACCGCGGGGAGATCTTCCTCGCGCATCGCCGTCAGGGCGGCGCCGTTGACCTTCAAAATACGGTCGCGCGCCTTGATGCCCGCACGCTGGGCCGGGCTCTCGGGGTCCGGGTCCGCCGCGATCACCCCGCTGTCGCCCTCAAAGTAGATGTTGCGGTTGAAGTCTTTCAGCGGCTGGAGCTGAAGCCCCGTCCACGACCAGTTGACCTTCTTGAACTGGCGAAGCTGCGCGACGATCAACTTGACCGTCGAGGTGGGGATGGCAAAGCCCAGGCCGTCGCTGCCCGAGGCCCCGCGGGCGTTGATGCCCACGACGCGACCTTCGGTGTCGACCAGCGGACCGCCGCTGTTGCCGGGGTTGATCGCCGCGTCGGTCTGCAGCCACAGGCTGTACTCGCTGTTGCCGCGAAGGTACCGCCGCGTGCAGGAGATGATCCCCTGCGAGACCGAGCGGCTCAGCCCGTACGGGGCGCCCATCGCCATGACGAAGTCGCCTTCCTTCAGCGCGTCGCTGTCGCCGAACTGCGCCCAGGGCAGGGCCGAGGCCTTGTCGGTCGGCGGCAACTGCAACTGCACCAGCGCCAGGTCGGTGTCCTTGTCCGAGCCAATCACCTTGGCGTCGACGCCGCGACCGTCGTACAGCATCGCGCGGACCTCGACGGCTTTGTCGATCACGTGCCAGTTAGTCAGCACCTCGCCCTTGTCAGAGATGATGACGCCGCTGCCGAAGGCTTCCTGCGTGACCTTGCGGCCCGATTCGTGCGTCTCGCTGAGCACCTTGATGAAGACCACGGCCGGGAAGACCTTGTCGGTGGCGCGGCGGATGATCTCGCGGAAATCCTGCACCGTCTGCTTGGGGGCAGGTTTCGACGCCGCCTGCGCCATAACGGCCGCCGGAAGGGCAAGAAACGCCAGGGCGGCCGAAATCACTGCAATGACACGCATCAATTTCATTGAAGACTCCTTCGCAGGAAGGCCCAAAATGCCCCCATGCTCACGGTGCCCTGAGGGCGTCAGTATCATGTATGAGAGTATCCTCCGCCTGGGCCATTGTCCACCGCTTTCATCGCCAGGGCGTAAGCTCCGTCAAAGGGGAAGAGCCGCCATGCCCTGAACTTCTCAAAAAGAAGAAAACCGAGGACGAGGACGAAACAGCGGATTAACCTCTGGACCTCTGCGTCTCTGTGTCGCAATTCCGTTGAGATTCGCACCGCCCGCACCAAAAGCGATTTGTGCCCGACGCGGCGTCGGTTATTGTAGTTGTAGCCACCGGTCCGGTCCCGCGGCCGAAGGAGAGCCTGACGATGCAGACCCTGATTATCGCAATGACTCTGCTGGCGACGCCTGCCTCACCCGCCCAGACGCCGCAGCCTCACGACCTTCTGGCCGGGGCTTCCTGGAAAGGCACCCAAGCCTCGTTCACCGTCGCCGATCCGCAGGCCTATGCCGGGCTGCTGACCACCGCCGCCGCTTCCATCAACGGTAAAGCGGTCGGCCCGCTGCTGGAGGGCATGGCGTATGAGAGCTATCCCGCCGACGCGGCGATGCTGGTCAAGGGCGCCAACGTGATCACGTTCCGTCCCGGCAAAGGCGCCAGAGGCGCCGCCCTCAAGTTGCTGGCCTACACCCCGCAAATGCTGGCGGTTGATTCCGGACCGATGCTCGGAGCCATCAGCAGCGACTTCTTCACCGTCACCTGCCGCACGAACTGCCCGGCGGCCGTCACCGTCACCGCCAGGCCCGTTGACCCCTCCGGCGGCAAGGAGACCTCTGCCTCGTCGCCGCGCGGATACTATCACCGCCTGAAGATTCCCCTGGCGCCGGGAGTGAAATCATTCGCCTACACGCTGAAGCTGACATCGCCGGCGGCTACCAAGACCGAAGGTCCGTACACGGTGAGAGTGCCCGGTGTCGGCGGCGGCCCGCTGCGGATTGCAGCCGCCGGGGACAGCCGCTCTCATCCGCAGGCGTGGGGCGGCGTGGCGGCGGCGATCGCCGCGGCCAAGCCCGACCTGGTCGTGCTGACGGGCGACTACGTTCACTACGGGCAGATCGACAGCGCCTGGGACAGCCAGTTTTTCGGCCCGGCCAAGGAAATGCTGGCGACCGTTCCGACCTACGGCGTTCTGGGCAATCATGATCAAAGCGCGACGGTCTTCTTCCAGATGTTCTACGGGCCCACGGGCCAGGGCAACACGCGCAACTGGTCGCAACAGTTCGGCGACGTGCTGCTGATCGGAATCGACGGCGGTCCGCGAGGCGCCTCGGCCAAATGGCTCCCCCCGGTCCTGGAGGCCAACACCACCGCCCGCTTCATCTTCCTGGCCAACCATTACCCCGCCTACTCCTCGGGCCCCCACGGCGACGAGAAGGGGCTGGTCACCAACAGCCGCAACCTGATCATGCCCCTGCTGGTCAACGCCGGCGCGACGGCCATGATCGCCGGACATGACCACGACTACGAGCGCAGCGAACCGCCCGGCGGCGTGGCGTGCATCGTCACCGGCGGCGGGGGCGCGCCGCTGTATAAGATTGATCCCAAAGCCGCTGCCAAGAACCCGCACTCGAAGTTCTTCAGCGGCGTGTACAACTACTGCATCTTCGAGATCGACGGCGACTCATGCACCCTCAAGGCGTACGATCTCGAAGGCAAGCTGCTCGACCAGGCCACCTACAAAGGCAGAGCCGCGGCGGCGAAAAAGGCCGGATGAGGAAATGCCATCGACCACAGCGGGTCAGGCGAACTCTTCAATCACCCGCACCGCCTCAGCGCAACCGTCTTCCGCTTTCATTTGCGCCCCGAGGCGAGCGGCCGCAACGGCCATCGGCCTGCTGTCGAGGCATTCGCTGATGCGCTGCGCCAGACGCCGCGCGGTCAGCTTTTGGTACGGCAAGGGCGGCGGCGCGGCCCCGTGCCCCTGCAGCACGCCGGCCCAGTATCCCTGGTCCATCAGGTGCGGCACGACGACCGCGGGCACGCCCGCCCGTGCCGCCGCGTGCGTCGCGCCCGCCCCGCCATGGATCACCACGCACGCCGCGTGCGGAAACAGCAATTCGTGCGGAATGTAGTCGACAAAGAGAACACGGCCGCCGCCTGTGTCGCCACCGAGCCCGGCCCAGCCTCGCTGCACCACGCTGCGGCAGCCGACCATCGCCAGGGCCTCGGTCACTACCGCCCCCAGACCCTCGGCCCGGCCAACGGCCATCGAACCAAAACTCACCACCACCGGCCGATCTTCGTGGGCAAGAAACTCCACCAGCGGCGGCGGGAGGGTGAAGTCCGGTTCGTCCAGCACCCATCGCCCGGTCCAGTGGAACGAGTCAGGCACGTCGGCGTACGGCGGCACCAGCGCCGGCGAAACGCCCACGAGATTGCACCGCGGCGAGAGGGCGTCGTAGAGCGTGAAGTGTACACGTTGCCCGCCCAGACTGCGGATCCGGCGGCGGTATCGCCGGGCATAAACGGCATTTTGGGCAAACTCCGCCAACTTCCACATCAGGCGATTGATCGCCGGGCCGAAGTTTGGCGCCCCCATCGGCGGCGCCGCGCCCGTCGGCAGCATCATCGGCGCCAGCACCACGCCGACCCACGGTATGCCCTGGCGGATGATCGCTTCCTGGGCGAACACGGCAGTGGGATGGCAGATCGCCACGTCGAAACCTTTGCACAGGGCCCGCACGTCGGCAAATTGACGCTCTGCCCCGCGCAGCATCAGGTCGCCGATCAGCAGATGCGTCTGGCGCAGCAGCGAACCGGTGCCCAGAAACCGAGCGAACACGTCTTCCAGCACCGCGTCGGTCAGGTCGTCCCCCACCGCCGCGAATTGCACGCCCGCACGGGCCGCCAGCGGCTCGAACCGCCCCGCCGTCGCCAGCACCGCCCGGTGCCCCGCCGCGTTGAGCGCGCGGCCGAGGGCGACGTACGGCTGTACGTCGCCCATCGAGCCCCAGGTAACCATCAGGATGTCGAGCGGCCGCGCCATAACCTCATCATACCGCGCGCCGCCAGGCCCCAGAGGGGCCTTCGTGCTTAGCCCAGGGCGCCGGGCGAGCGAAGCAAGCCCAAGCCCTGGGAATGATGCGTAAATTCAATGAGCCCCAGAGGGGCGGCCGTGAGGATGGCAGACAATTACGTCCGCCCCGCCGGGGCTCGATGCCGCGGGGACCTGAACCCAGGGCTTGGGCCTGAAGTCTGCTGTCGCAGCGTTCAACCCTGCGCCCCGGGCTAAGAACGCTTTGCCCCTACGGGGCAAGGCTGCCCCGCTGAAGTCTCCGCGATCTCTGCGGTGAAATCTCCGAGCTTGGCTTACTCGGACTTGATCTCGATCTTGCGCGTGGTGGCGGCCGTCGCTCGCGGCAGCGTCAGCGTCAGTACGCCTTCCTTGAACGAGGCCTCAATGCGGTCTCGATCGATCTCATCGCTGACGGCAAAGGCGCGGAAGTATTGCCCGCGGACAAAGCCGGCGTAGGTGGTGTTGTAGTGCGGTCCGGGGCCTTCGGCGCGGGCGTCGGCGTAGATGCTCAGCACGCCTTTCTCGACGCGAATGTCGATCGAGTCGCTCTTGGCGCCGGGCAGCTCCGCGGCCAGGACCGTCGTACCGTCCTTGGTTTCATACAGGTCGACGAGCGGGCTGAAGGTGTCTTCGCCCATCTCGCGGGGCATCGTTCCCGATTGAACCTTGGGATTGTCGTTCTTTGCCATGGTGTATCTCTCCTTGAGCGAGCTTACTGAACCGAAATCTGCTTGGGACGCGCCGCCTCGCTCTTGGGCAGGCGCACCGTCAGGAGGCCGTTGACCAGCGAGGCCTCGACCTTCTCGGCGTCGACGCGGTCGGGCAGCACAATGGTGCGGCTGAAGTCGCCGCTGCCGCGCTCGCAGCGCTGATACTTGACCTCGTCCTCGGCCGGAGCCTTCTTGACGCCCTTGATCACGAGAGTCTCGCCGGTGATGGAGATGTCCACGTCTTCGCGCTTCACGCCGGACATTTCGCACTCGACGATCATGTCGTCGCGGCCGTTGTACACGTTGACCGGCGGATACACGCCCCCGCCGATCTGCTGGCCCAGGGCCATCCCCTTGCCGAACAACCGGTCCAACTCGCGCTGCATGTACCGCAAGGAACTGAACGGATCAAACGCACCGGGAAATCGAAATATCGCCATGTTTGTACTCCTTACTTGCTAGGGAACCATTCACCCAAGGTTGGAGCAAAGCCAGTGCCAAAACAAAGCAGATGCCGCTGCAGCAATGATTTATGATATCCGCCCCGATTGAAGCTCATGCCAATCTGGCAGAAATACCGCCCCACAGCACCTCACAGCTTCTTTGTGCTGTATCCCGTTTCCTTAAAGATATCTTGTGCCTTTTGCCCGGCCAGGAAGGCCAGAAACCGCTTGGCGATCTCGGGCGACTTCGATGTCGACAGGCGCGCGGCCACTACGGGCGAAACCGGCGACTGTTCAGGCGGCAGGCGGATCGTCGCCACCTCGTCGCCCAGGGCGGCGGCGATGGCATCCCAGACGATGGCGGCATCGACGCTCTTCATCTTCACCCACACGCCCAGTTCGTTGACGGTCAGGGCTTCCTGCAGGCGCTGGGGCGGAATATGCACATCGGCCTGCGTCAGCATGATCGCTGAAGTGCGTCCTATCTGCGTGCTGGGATTCTTGCCCAGCCCGACTCGCAGATCGCCCGCGGCCAGATCTGCCAGGCCTTTAAGCGAGCGGGTCTTCTCGTTTTCCCTGCGCACAATGATGACCGGCACGAGGTACGCCACGGTCTGTCGCTGGACCACGCGCTCGGGCGCAAGTTCCTCCATCCGTTCGATGTACCATCCGTCGCCGGGCATAAAGAGGTCGGCGCGGCCGTCTTCCCGCGCGCGGGCCAGCACCTCGCCGCTGCCGCCGTAGTCGCACTCGACCTTGATCCCGCTCTCGGCCTGGAACGCGGCCGCCAGCTTATCCGCCACCGGGCGCAAGCCCGCGCCAGCATAAAGCCTCAGTGATCCCGCCTCGGGCGCGGAAGGGTACGTCAGCGCTATCGCAGCGATAGCGGCCCCGGCCATCAGCAGAGCAATCAGCGGTTTCTTCATGGCGCGCTCTGCGGCTGCGAGGCGGGCGCGACCTTAACGCCTTTGACGTATTCAGCCCGGCCGAAGATGTCCGACACCTTGAACGAGTGCTTCAGGAAGATCGGTTTGGCGGCGTCGGAGCGGACGAACTCGACGAACTTGAGGGCCTGCTCCCGGCGTTTGCTCGACGCCAGCAGCACCAGCCCGACCTTCACGGGTGTCAGGTAATAGCTCTTGCCGCTGGCGCTGGTGATGGCGTCGACGCCGGGGCGCGGCAGGGCGGCATCGATGTTGATGACGTCCAGATCCTTGCTCCGCAGCGCCGCCACCGCCTGCCAGACGATCGCGGCGTCGGCCTGGTTCATGATGACCTGGTTGGCGACCCACGAGCCACTGCGGTGCGTGGGGATCTTCTTGGTTTCGTTGAGCTTTGCAAAGTCGACCCCGCCGCGCGAGAAGATCGTCGGCAGCAGCCAGCCCATCGTCGAGTGCTCGTAGTCGGTCAGGTAGACCCGCACGTCGGGGCGCTGCAGATCAGCCAGCGACGCGATCTTCTTGGGGTTGCCTTTCTGCACGACCAGCACGGGCACCAGTTCGCCGACGGTCCAGACGTCGGTGCCCAACTTGCGCTGCACGCACTGGTCCATGAACGGATCATGCGCGACGTACAGGTCGCCCTGCTGGCCCATCTCGATCCTGGCCATCAGCTCGCCGGAATCACCGGAACTGATCTCGACCTTGCCCAAAGCGCCGCTCTGTTTGTCCTTGTCACTGAGCGACGCCCAGTAAGCCTCCGCCAGATCGTGAAACAACGGCGTCATGGTTCCACCGACCAAACACTGCGGACCAGGGGCCTTGGCCGGCCAGAGCACCACGACCAATGCGGCCAGTATCGCCGCGGCAAACAATACGGTAACAATGCGTTTCATCTCGTGGCGCTCCTCGATTCATCGGCCACCAGCCGCCCGCCGCTCATGACGCCCACGCGGTCGCCAAGTTGCTGAGCTTCGGCCGGATTATGGCAGATGTGAATCGTCGTTAGAGAGTACTGCTCGTGAACGCGTTTGAGCAGGAGGCTGATCGTTTCGCGGGTGGCTTCGTCCAGGGCGCTGATGGGTTCGTCCAGCAGCAGCAGTCGCGGGCGCCGCGTCAGGGCGCGGGCCAGGGCCACCTTCTGCCGCTCGCCCCCGCTGAGGCGCCCCACACGCCGCCCCAGCAGCGCGCTGACGCCCAGCCCCTCGGCCATCTCCTCGACGCGCTCGATAATTTCGTGGCGGCCCAGGCCCAGCAGGTCCAGCGCGAAGGCGATATTGCCAAAGACGTTCAGGTGCGGAAAAAGCCCGCCCTCCTGGGGCACATACCCGATCGCGCGGCGGCACGGATCGAAAGCCGTCACGTCGCGGCCGTCGATGGCGACGCGCCCGCTGACCATCTCCTGCAGGCCGCAGACGGCCTTCATCAGCAGCGTCTTTCCGGCGCCGGTGTGCCCCATGAGGATGAAGTACTGCCCGGCGGGAACGGACAGGCTGACGTCGTCGACGATGAAGTCGCCGGCCCGGAGCGTCACGTTGCTCAGTTCCAGGCCGTTCATACGATGTTGCCCTCCGGCGCCAGCCAGTGTACCAGCACCAGCGAGACGCCCGCCAGGGCGAGCATGACCAGGGCGATAGCCACAGCCGTGGCGATGTTGCCGGTGCTCAACTCCAGCCAGAGCGTGGTAGGCATGGTCAGCACTCGCGGGCCGGTGCCGACGAAGACCATGATCGGGGCGAAT
The sequence above is drawn from the Planctomycetaceae bacterium genome and encodes:
- a CDS encoding Hsp20/alpha crystallin family protein, yielding MAKNDNPKVQSGTMPREMGEDTFSPLVDLYETKDGTTVLAAELPGAKSDSIDIRVEKGVLSIYADARAEGPGPHYNTTYAGFVRGQYFRAFAVSDEIDRDRIEASFKEGVLTLTLPRATAATTRKIEIKSE
- a CDS encoding glycosyltransferase, whose product is MARPLDILMVTWGSMGDVQPYVALGRALNAAGHRAVLATAGRFEPLAARAGVQFAAVGDDLTDAVLEDVFARFLGTGSLLRQTHLLIGDLMLRGAERQFADVRALCKGFDVAICHPTAVFAQEAIIRQGIPWVGVVLAPMMLPTGAAPPMGAPNFGPAINRLMWKLAEFAQNAVYARRYRRRIRSLGGQRVHFTLYDALSPRCNLVGVSPALVPPYADVPDSFHWTGRWVLDEPDFTLPPPLVEFLAHEDRPVVVSFGSMAVGRAEGLGAVVTEALAMVGCRSVVQRGWAGLGGDTGGGRVLFVDYIPHELLFPHAACVVIHGGAGATHAAARAGVPAVVVPHLMDQGYWAGVLQGHGAAPPPLPYQKLTARRLAQRISECLDSRPMAVAAARLGAQMKAEDGCAEAVRVIEEFA
- a CDS encoding ATP-binding cassette domain-containing protein; this encodes MNGLELSNVTLRAGDFIVDDVSLSVPAGQYFILMGHTGAGKTLLMKAVCGLQEMVSGRVAIDGRDVTAFDPCRRAIGYVPQEGGLFPHLNVFGNIAFALDLLGLGRHEIIERVEEMAEGLGVSALLGRRVGRLSGGERQKVALARALTRRPRLLLLDEPISALDEATRETISLLLKRVHEQYSLTTIHICHNPAEAQQLGDRVGVMSGGRLVADESRSATR
- a CDS encoding metallophosphoesterase, encoding MQTLIIAMTLLATPASPAQTPQPHDLLAGASWKGTQASFTVADPQAYAGLLTTAAASINGKAVGPLLEGMAYESYPADAAMLVKGANVITFRPGKGARGAALKLLAYTPQMLAVDSGPMLGAISSDFFTVTCRTNCPAAVTVTARPVDPSGGKETSASSPRGYYHRLKIPLAPGVKSFAYTLKLTSPAATKTEGPYTVRVPGVGGGPLRIAAAGDSRSHPQAWGGVAAAIAAAKPDLVVLTGDYVHYGQIDSAWDSQFFGPAKEMLATVPTYGVLGNHDQSATVFFQMFYGPTGQGNTRNWSQQFGDVLLIGIDGGPRGASAKWLPPVLEANTTARFIFLANHYPAYSSGPHGDEKGLVTNSRNLIMPLLVNAGATAMIAGHDHDYERSEPPGGVACIVTGGGGAPLYKIDPKAAAKNPHSKFFSGVYNYCIFEIDGDSCTLKAYDLEGKLLDQATYKGRAAAAKKAG
- a CDS encoding substrate-binding domain-containing protein, which produces MKRIVTVLFAAAILAALVVVLWPAKAPGPQCLVGGTMTPLFHDLAEAYWASLSDKDKQSGALGKVEISSGDSGELMARIEMGQQGDLYVAHDPFMDQCVQRKLGTDVWTVGELVPVLVVQKGNPKKIASLADLQRPDVRVYLTDYEHSTMGWLLPTIFSRGGVDFAKLNETKKIPTHRSGSWVANQVIMNQADAAIVWQAVAALRSKDLDVINIDAALPRPGVDAITSASGKSYYLTPVKVGLVLLASSKRREQALKFVEFVRSDAAKPIFLKHSFKVSDIFGRAEYVKGVKVAPASQPQSAP
- a CDS encoding trypsin-like peptidase domain-containing protein yields the protein MKLMRVIAVISAALAFLALPAAVMAQAASKPAPKQTVQDFREIIRRATDKVFPAVVFIKVLSETHESGRKVTQEAFGSGVIISDKGEVLTNWHVIDKAVEVRAMLYDGRGVDAKVIGSDKDTDLALVQLQLPPTDKASALPWAQFGDSDALKEGDFVMAMGAPYGLSRSVSQGIISCTRRYLRGNSEYSLWLQTDAAINPGNSGGPLVDTEGRVVGINARGASGSDGLGFAIPTSTVKLIVAQLRQFKKVNWSWTGLQLQPLKDFNRNIYFEGDSGVIAADPDPESPAQRAGIKARDRILKVNGAALTAMREEDLPAVNKVLGLLAKGKPATFDILREGKAMSIVLTPREKGKVEGEELALPRWDMTIKTINQFENEDLYFYCKEGIFVYGIKWPGNAGSAGLERQDIILKVEGADVKTLDDLKKIHAEMIKNVAVKHRALFTIMRNGLTRQIVVDFSRDYEKE
- a CDS encoding Hsp20/alpha crystallin family protein, with the translated sequence MAIFRFPGAFDPFSSLRYMQRELDRLFGKGMALGQQIGGGVYPPVNVYNGRDDMIVECEMSGVKREDVDISITGETLVIKGVKKAPAEDEVKYQRCERGSGDFSRTIVLPDRVDAEKVEASLVNGLLTVRLPKSEAARPKQISVQ
- a CDS encoding substrate-binding domain-containing protein, with the translated sequence MKKPLIALLMAGAAIAAIALTYPSAPEAGSLRLYAGAGLRPVADKLAAAFQAESGIKVECDYGGSGEVLARAREDGRADLFMPGDGWYIERMEELAPERVVQRQTVAYLVPVIIVRRENEKTRSLKGLADLAAGDLRVGLGKNPSTQIGRTSAIMLTQADVHIPPQRLQEALTVNELGVWVKMKSVDAAIVWDAIAAALGDEVATIRLPPEQSPVSPVVAARLSTSKSPEIAKRFLAFLAGQKAQDIFKETGYSTKKL